The following proteins come from a genomic window of Phycisphaeraceae bacterium:
- a CDS encoding PqqD family protein, whose translation MAARPPKLTREQAMRARPVTARIIGREPLEGGGERLTVPFVPTGFQKFFFRQTQGMTRKFDLDAFGLEVLAMCDGQKSVRHIVDTFARRHKLHPAEAERAVTMFLQTMMRKGLVAMAVE comes from the coding sequence ATGGCAGCACGGCCTCCCAAACTCACCCGCGAACAAGCGATGCGCGCCCGGCCGGTGACGGCACGCATCATCGGGCGTGAGCCGCTCGAAGGCGGCGGTGAGCGGCTCACCGTGCCCTTTGTGCCCACGGGTTTTCAGAAGTTTTTCTTTCGTCAAACCCAGGGCATGACCCGGAAGTTTGATCTGGACGCCTTCGGCCTCGAAGTGCTGGCGATGTGCGACGGACAAAAGAGCGTGCGTCACATCGTGGACACGTTCGCCAGGAGACACAAGCTCCACCCCGCCGAGGCCGAGCGCGCTGTCACGATGTTTTTGCAGACGATGATGAGAAAGGGACTGGTGGCGATGGCGGTGGAGTGA